One bacterium HR17 genomic window, TACAACGGCGTTCCCGTCCGCAACATCGCCCATTTGCAAATGTTGGTCGGTCGCACCGCTCCAGGCACGACGGTGCCCATCAAAATCGTTCGCGGCGGAAAGGAATTGACCGTCCAAGTGCAAATCGGTGAGTTGACGGAAGAGGCTCTAGCTGCGGCGACCGGCAGCGCTGAATGGCGGGGCATGGTCGTCGGCGAACTGACGCCCGAACTGCGCCGCCAGTTAAACCTCCCCGACGATGTCAAGGGAGTCGTCGTCATGGCGGTACGCCCTGGCACCCCAGCCGCACAAGCCGGGATCCGACAGGGCGATATCGTCATGGTCTTGGCGAACCAGGAAGTGAGTTCTGTGCGCGAGTTCCAACGAGTGACACGCACCCTTCGGGCAAACCGTTCCGTGCCGGTCACGATTCGGCGCGACAACGCGACAACGATGCTCATCGTGCCGCCAGAAGGGCGTTAGCCCGACTGACCTCGCCGGTTGACTTCGGAGGGCAGGCACGGCGATCAGGGCGTCCGTGCGCAGGTGATGGGTTATGCCTCAGCGAGTCAAGCGGGATTACTACGAAATCTTAGGTGTCTCCCGAAACGCCACAGACAAGGAAATCAAGCAAGCCTATCGGCGATTGGTCCGCCAGTATCACCCGGACCTGAACCCGAACAGCAAGGAGGCTGAGGAGCGGTTCAAGGAAATCCAAGAAGCCTACGAGGTGCTGTCCGACCCTGAGAAGCGACGCCTTTACGACCGGTTTGGACACAACTGGCGCACCGCATGGCAGGCGAAACAGCAGGGCATTGATGTGGAAAATGTCGGCTGGGTGCCGCCGACCGCCGGCGAAGGGTTTGAATGGGAGTGGACCGACCTGCGCGATTTGTTTGACTCGTTCAGCGATTGGCTCAACGGTTTCTTTGGCAGCGGCACCACCCGCACACGGCGCTCTCGCGTCTCGCGCGGACGCGATGTTGAAGTGGAGTTAGAGATTGACTTGGAGGACGCAGCGTTCGGAAGCACTAAGCGCGTCACCGTGCCCGTAGAAGAACCGTGTCCGCAATGTGAAGGCGAAGGAGGCACGACGCGCCCTTGCCCCACCTGCGGTGGCAGCGGTGTCGTTCAGCAGACTCGCGGTTTCTTCAGCATCGGCGCCACTTGTTCGCGGTGCCGCGGTGAGGGGACGGTGGTGGAGAGCCGCTGCACCCGCTGTGGCGGGTCTGGCACCATCCAAACTAACCGCACCGTAGAGGTGCGTATCCCTGCCGGCATAGAAGACGGCGCCGTCCTGCGGTTGGCGGGGCAAGGGGCGCGGGGGCGCGACGGGAGTCCCCCTGGCGACCTTTACCTGCGCGTCAAAATCCGTCGCCATCCGTTCTTTGAGCGGCAAGGCGATGACCTCTACTGCGAAGTGCCAATCACCTTCGCTGAAGCGGCATTGGGCGCGGAAATCGAAGTGCCGACGCTTTATGGCAAAGTGAAAGTGCGTGTTCCGCCCGGCACACAGAGTGGACAACTTTTGCGGTTGGCGAACTTAGGGATGCCCAAACGGACAGGAGGGCGCGGTGACTTGTATGTGCGGGTCACAATCGTCGTTCCTCGTGACCTGACGCCTAAGGAGCGACAACTGATTGAGGAACTGCAACGCCTGCGTGCGGACAACCCCCGTGCCGGTCTGTGGCAACCGCGCCGATGACGCGGAGTGCGGGAAGGAGGTGACGACCGATGGCGCGTCGTAGAGCGACGGAGGCAGCACCGCGTCGGTTTTATTCCATCAGTGTCGTCGCCCGCATGCTTAACACGCATCCGCAAACCTTGCGCCTGTATGAACGGTTGGGATTGGTCAAACCCCACCGCAACGAGCACGGCAACCGCCTTTATTCCGAGGCGGACATTGAACGCATCCGCAAGATTCAAGAACTGACGCAAGGCATGGGCGTCAACTTAGCAGGCGTAGAAGTCGCTTTCAAGTTGATGGCGCGTATTGAAAAATTGGAAGCGGAACTTGCGCGGCTGCGCCGTCGTTTTCAGCAGGCAGTGCGTGAACAAGCGGAGCAGTTGGCGGCGCAGTTGGTCGCTGACCACTGGGAAGAGTATCTGCGGCAGCAGTCGTTTCCGGTGCAAGTGTGGCGGGAAGTGCCCATCGCCAAACGCGTCAAAATTTCTTTCACTCCAGAAGGCTCAGAACCGATGTGATGGACGCAAAAGGGGAGCGACCCGAGATGGCTGCACGCAACGCTTGGCGCGATCTGTTCTTTTGGTTGCTGGGTGTTCTCATCGGCGCAGGGTTAATCGTTGTGGGACAACGGATGGGATGGCAAGACGCACAGCGTTCGGGACGCGCCGTCGCCCCTGTCGCTTACCGCCCCAGCGCCACACCCTCGCACCTGCAACTTGAGCGGTCTATAGAAACCGTTCCGATGACGCCGACATCGCCGACGACGGATTTTTGGGTGCCGATCGTGGAACGGGTGGGGCAGGCGGTTGTGAGCATTGAGGCTGACGAACCAGGCGTGCCCGGTGAGCAAAACGCCGGTTCCGGCGTCATCTTTGACGGCGGACGCGGGTTGATCGTGACCAACTACCATGTCACCGAAGGGGCGCGGCGGTTGTTCGTCACCCTCAAGGACGGGCGTCGGTTTCGCGCCCGCGTCATCGGCAGCGAGCCGCACATGGACATCGCTGTCCTACAAATCCCCGCCCGCAACTTGCCTGAAGCCAAGTTTGGGTCAACGGACGGCCTCAAAGAAGGTGCGTGGGTGTTAGCCATCGGTAACCCCTTCGGGTTCGCCAACACGGTCACGGTCGGCGTCGTCAGCGCTAAAGGGCGCCGCCTCCCCGACGAAAATGTCTTGTTAGATGACCTCATCCAAACAGACGCTGCCATCAACCCCGGCAACAGCGGCGGTGCCCTCGTCAACAGCCGGGGCGAAGTCGTCGGCATCAATGTCGCAATGCGCCCCGGTGCACAAGGCATCGCCTTCGCCATCCCGATTGAGACTGTCCGCGATGTCGTGGAGCAACTGCTCCGCCACCAGCAAGTCCGCCAGCCGATGCTGGGCATCAGTTACGAGATGGCGACGGAAGAGGAGCGTCAACGCTTGGGTATCCCCGTGGAGCGAGCGTTAGTGGTGCAAGATGTGATGAGCGGCTTGCCTGCCGCCAAGTTCGGGTTGCAACAAGGCGATGTCATCATCGCTATTAACGGGCAACCTGTCCGTGACACCCACCATTTGCGAACGGTCGTGCGTCAAGCCGCCCGCGCCGGTCAAACAGTGCGGTTGCGCGTTTTTCGTCAAGGGCACACATTGGACATCTCCGTCCGCCCTGAATGGGTGCCCATTCGGCAACTGCTCCGCGATTTGCGGGAGCGATGAGCGGTGCTTACTGCAGACCCGGTTAGGCAAGCGTTCTGCGGCGATTTAGGGGCTACGGTGTCCATCGGCTGAACACCAAATCGCGGTCGCGCACCTTGAAATGACACCCGACACACTGATTAGTTGGGTCGGTGACCAGCGGTTTGCCTGTTGCGTCCCACGCCTGCCAACCCCAGCCGCCCGTCTTGGCATAGCGCTTGCTGTCTTTGACCATGACAGCGACGAACTTCTTGTCACCCGCGACACACATACCGTTTTCGTCTTTCGCCTCATAGAACGCTGCGGCGATGACGCTGCCGTCGGGCAACTTTTTCGCGCCCTGCTGGTAAGCAGCGGCAGCAATTTTGTTACGCTGTGTTGGAAAAGGGGTTTTTGTCGGAGGGCGGCTCTCCTGAGCCGCCGAACAATGACATGAAACCGTAAGGGCGCGTCAGGAGACGCCCCCTCCGAGGCGCTGCCGATAGGGTTGGTGCGCCGTGAAGTCGTCCCGACCCGCCCTGCGCGGGTGTTCTACCACTTGACCGAGCGCGCCCGCACCGTGCTGCCGCTGCTCATGCGCCAACCCGTTGGGCTCGCGGAGGGCAACACTGCCCCTCCGCCGAAGGGTTAATCCCGGCGGTCGGGCACCCAAGCGTTCGTGAGGCTGACACGCATAAATCGCAGCGGTAACGGGTAAACACAAAACGGCTTCAGGCACTTTCCCCCGATGCGGTAGGCTTCTCGTCGCTCGGTGCTTTACGCCCTTACGCCGCACGCATTACGCTTTTACGACCGAGGTGACGGCACAATGGACCTGAACCGCTTCACGGTGAAAGCGCAAGAAACTTTACAGGCTGCCCATAGCCTTGCGGTGGAGCGACGCAACCCTGAGCTGACGCCCGAGCACTTGCTTGTCGCACTGCTCCGGGATCGTGACGGCGTGGCGGTGCGAGTGTTGCAAAAGTTGGGCGTGCCCGTTGACACACTGCTACGGCGCGCTGAGATGGAGGTGCGCCGCCTGCCGCAGACGACGACCGCCACACAAGTTTACTTGAGCCAGCGCTTGCTCAACCTGTTCACCCGTGCCGAGCAGCAAGCAAAGGAATGGCGCGACGAATACATCAGCACTGAACACTTGCTTTTGGCGTTGGCTTACGACGACGGTCCTGCAGGGCGCATTTTGCGGGAGGAAGGCGCAGCACCCCACGCATTGCATCAGGCGATTCTGTCGGTGCGCGGTCCGCATCGCGTCACTGACCAAACGGCTGAGGAGCGCTATCAGGCATTGGAGCGTTTTGGGCGCGATTTGACCGAACTGGCGCGGCAGGGCAAATTAGACCCTGTTATCGGGCGCGATGAGGAGATTCGGCGCGTCATTCACATCTTGTCGCGCCGCACGAAAAACAACCCCGTTTTGGTCGGCGACCCCGGCGTCGGCAAAACGGCTATCGTGGAAGGGCTGGCGCAACGCATCGCCGCCGGCGATGTCCCTGACAGCCTGAAAGACAAGCGGGTCATTCAACTGGATGTCGCAGCGTTGCTGGCGGGCACGAAGTATCGGGGCGAATTTGAGGAGCGCTTCAAGGCGGTCCTGAACGAAATCATTGCGTCCGAAGGGCGCATCATCGTCTTCATTGACGAATTGCACACGATTGTCGGAGCGGGTGCAGCGGAAGGAGCGGTCGCAGCGGGCGACATGCTCAAACCCGCGTTGGCGCGGGGCGAACTGCGGTGCATCGGTGCGACGACGCTGGACGAATACCGCAAACACATTGAAAAAGACCCTGCGCTGGAGCGCCGCTTTCAACCCGTTTATGTCGCGGAGCCGACGGTGGAGCAAACCATTGCGATTTTGCGCGGTTTAAAAGAGCGCTATGAAGTCCATCACGGCGTTCGCATCAAAGACAGCGCGCTGGTCGCCGCCGCCGTCCTGTCCCATCGCTATATCGCTGACCGCCATTTGCCTGACAAAGCCATTGACTTGGTGGACGAAGCGGCGGCGAAGTTGCGGATGGAAATTGACTCCATGCCGACGGAGATTGACGAGGTGGAGCGGCGCATTCGTCAACTGGAAATTGAGCGCGTGGCGCTGAGCAAGGACAGCGATGACCCCGTCGCCCGCGAGCGGTTGGAGAAGTTGGAGCGGGAGATGGCGGAGTTGCGGGAGAAACTGGAAGCGCTCAAGGCGCAATGGCAAACGGAACGGGACATCATTCAACGCATCCGCCAACTCAAGGAGCAAATTGAGCAAACCCGCTTTGAAATTGAGCGTGCCGAGCGCGAATATGACCTGAACCGCGCCGCCGAGTTGCGCTACGGGCGTTTGCCCGAGTTGCAAAAGCGACTGCAAGAGGAAGAGCAACGCCTCGCTGAAATCCAGAAGAACGGGCGGCTGCTCAAGGAGGAAGTGGACGAAGAGGACATCGCCGAGGTCGTGAGCAAGTGGACGGGCATCCCTGTCCATCGGTTGATGGAAACGGAAGCCGAAAAACTGCTGCACATGGAAGAGCGGCTCAAGCGCCGCGTCGTCGGGCAAGACCACGTCATTGAAATTGTCGCCAACGCCGTTCGGCGCGCCCGCGCGGGGCTGCAAGACCCGAACCGCCCCATCGCCAGTTTCATCTTCGTCGGTCCGACAGGCGTCGGCAAAACGGAGTTGGCGAAAGCGCTGGCGGAGTTCCTGTTTGACGACGAGCGGGCAATGATTCGCATTGACATGAGCGAGTATCAGGAGCGCCACAGCGTCGCGCGGTTAATCGGTGCACCGCCCGGTTATGTCGGCTACGAGGAAGGTGGGCAACTGACCGAAGCGGTAAGGCGGCGCCCTTACAGCGTCGTGCTCTTTGATGAGATTGAGAAGGCGCATCCCGAGGTGTTCAATGTCCTGCTGCAAGTGCTGGACGACGGGCGCTTGACAGACGGGAAAGGGCGCACTGTGGACTTCCGCAACACCCTCATCATCATGACCAGTAATATCGGGACGGAGTTCATCACGGAGTTTGACACCCCCGAACGCATCCGCGAAAAGGTTTGGGACGCGCTGCGGCGCGCTTTCCGCCCCGAATTTCTTAACCGCATTGACGAGGTGATTGTCTTCAACCGCTTGACAAAAGAGCACATCCAGCAAATCGTGGACTTGCAGTTTGAGCGGCTCAAGCAGCGCCTTGCCGACAAGCGGGTCACTTTGGAGTTGGTCGACAGGGCGCGGGCGAAGTTGGCGGAGTTGGGCTACGACCCGACTTTCGGGGCACGCCCGTTGCGCCGCACGATGGAGCGCCATATCGCCAACCCGTTGGCGAAGATGGTCATCAGCGGACAAATCAAAGAGGGTGACCATGTGCGCATTGACTATGACGCGCAGCAAGGCGAGTTCACCTTTACCGTCACACCGCGCGCGGAGGTTATCGCAGCGGCGTGACAAGGGTCGGGAAGCGCGGGCATCGTCTCTCCCGATTGTCGTAAGTTGGTGGCTCAGCGAGGGCTGAACCCGCCGGTGATGTCCGATGGGCACCGCTGGGTTGAAGAATGAGGTTTGCTTGGAAGGCGGCTCCTTTGATTACACCGAAGTGCGCTCACCGAGCAAGTTGAAGAATGGGGTTTGGTCGGAGGGCGGCTCTCCTGAGCCGCCGAACAATGACATGAAACCGTAAGGGCAAGTCAGGCGACGAGCCCCCTAAGGCACTGCCGTAAAGGAAAAATTCAACAAAGCAGATGGGCGCACCTTACCAGATAAGGGCGTTCTAACAAACGCTCCCCCTGTCACCTTGACATGGAAGGCAAGTCGTGCCAAAATGACGGGGTGACAGGGGGGCAACTTGCGATGGCACACCTTTTGGTCTGGAAAGATTTCGGTGCTTGTGCGCCCGCAGGTGACCGCGCTGCGGTGTTGCCCCTTGCTGTCCTCCTACGGCTATTCCTATCGGTCGGGCGCTGACCCTGCCCGACCGAGCGACCCCATTTCTGTTTTCCCTCACACACGGTGCGTTCTTGCCGCCACATCGTCTCCTTGCCCCACACTCTTTTTCCGAAGGAGGCTGAGACCGATGGCGCGCCATATCGCCATCTTTGACACGACGCTGCGCGACGGCGAGCAATCGCCGGGCGTCAGTTTGATGCAACATGAGAAGTTGGAAATCGCTAAGCAACTGGCGCGGTTGGGCGTGGATGTCATTGAAGCAGGCTTCCCCATCGCGTCGCCAGGTGAAGCCGCTGCCGTCCAATTGATTGCGGAGCAAGTCGGTACCGCCGACGGTCCCGTCATCGCAGCGCTTTCACGGGCTGTCAAGCAGGACATTGAGGTGGCGGGTGAAGCCTTGAGACCAGCCCAAAAGCGGCGCATTCACACCTTCATCGCCACCAGCGACATCCATCTGCAATACAAACTCCGTATGACCCGCGAGCAAGTGTTGGACGCCGCTATCCAAGCCGTCAAATGGGCGCGCAATTACACTGACGATGTGGAGTTCAGCGCCGAAGACGCGACCCGCAGCGACCCTGACTTTCTCTGCCAAGTCTTTGAAGCCGCCATTGACGCGGGCGCCACAACTATCAACATCCCCGACACCGTTGGCTACGCCTTGCCGCACGAGTTTGGGCAATTGGTGCGGACTGTATTTGAGAAAGTGCCCAACATCGGCAAGGTGCAATTTGTCAGCGTCCATTGCCACAACGATTTGGGTTTAGCGGTCGCCAACTCGTTGGCGGGCGTGATGGCGGGCGCTAACCAGGTGGAGTGCACCATCAACGGCATCGGCGAACGGGCAGGCAACGCTAGCCTTGAGGAAGTCGTCATGGCGATCTACTGTCGCGGGCAAGTGTTGGACTGCTATACCCAAATCCGCCACGACCAAATCATCCGCACCAGCCGTTTGGTCAGCGAACTGACGGGGATGCCCGTTCAACCCAACAAAGCCATCGTCGGCGCCAACGCCTTCCGACACGAATCGGGCATCCACCAACACGGCGTCTTGAGCAACCCATTGACTTACGAAATCATTGACCCGAAAGTTGTGGGGTTACCTGGCAGCGGTATCGTGTTGGGCAAGCATAGTGGGCGTCACGCGTTGGAAGCGAAACTGCGGGAATTGGGCTACGAGTTGCCCAAAGTCCAACTGGACGAAGTGTTCAAGCGCTTCAAGGAACTTGCCGACCGCAAAAAACATGTCACCGATGCCGACATAGAAAGCCTCGTCGCCGACACGGTGCACGCTGTCCCTGCCGACGAAGTCGTCTACCGCTTGGACTACATGCATGTCGTTTCGGGGAAGGGCACCGTGCCCACGGCGACCGTGCGCATTCACATGGATGGCAACGAATTGCTGGCGTCGGAAACGGGCGTCGGACCGATTGACGCTGTCTACCGCACCGTCGCCAAGTTGGTCAGGGAAAAGCATCGGCTTGTGGACTTTCAAGTGCGCTCGGTCGGACCGGGCACAGACGCCGTCGCGGATGTCGTCGTGCGAATAGAAGACGAACAGGGCAATGTGTTCGTCGGGCACGGCATTTCACCCGACACGATTGAAGCGGCGACCAAAGCCTACTTGCAAGCCATCAACCGCTTGGCTTACCATCACCGGCGCAAACTGCCGGCGCCCCAACGGGGCGGCGAAGTATAGGGCAACGGGACGATGGCGGAAGAGGGGCGATAATTGGTCGCCCCCTCCGCCTTTCACCACCGCGCTACAAAGGCGGTGACGCTCCCTTTGACCCATGAACCTTTGCCAGAGGCGGCTGTCGCACTGGCACAGCGTTACGGGTTAGGCGATGTGACCCTGCCAGCGTTTGCCTTGCAAACGCTGACGGCGTTGGGCAACGGCGATGGGCGGTTGCTCGCCCGCAGGGGTGACGCTTTCGTGACCCTGCTGGCGGCGAGGCAGGGCAAATGGGACGAACGCGTCATCGGTAAAACGATCGCTGTCGTTGAAGAACCGTTCGCCGCCCAAGTGCACCGCAAACGGAACATGGTGATAGCGCCTTTAGGGTTGGTGCGGGGCGTGGAACCGGTCACCCATTGCGCCGCCCTCATCGCATCGGTCCCTTCACCGCCCCTTGTGGTCGTCGTAGATTTGCCCCTCTTGGAGACACATCCCGTTCCTGCGTGGCGTTTCCCGCACCGGTTGCTGGCGTCCATCGCCAAAGCCACATGGGGCGATGTGGTGCCATCCCAACTTTTAGCGTGGGCGGTGCAAGGGCGTAGCGGCGTCAGCATTTGGGACGCAACGGGACGACGGCGCTGGGGCGATGCGGCGCTATCGTTAGACGATGTGCCTTATGGTTTGACCGTCACTGACCGCGCCGTTTGGTTGCGCACCGATGCAGGCACGGTCGGACGGTTGCAGCAGAAAGCGGTGCCGTTGCTGCGCGGCTATGCGTTGCTGCGGTCGGAGGTGCACCATCGGGTTAAAAACGATTTGCAAAGCGTCATCAGTTGGCTGCGGCTGCAAGCACGGACAACACCCGTTGACACTGCTAAGCAAGTTTTGCTGGAAGCCGCTGAGCGGTTGCGCACCTTTGCCACCGTCCACGATTTGCTGGCGCGGGAACGGGGCGAATCTGTGGCGCTGCGCGAACTGATTTGGCAGCTGGCGCACGCCGTCGTTGAGCAAGCCCGACACGAGGGCAAACAGGTGCGGTTCACTTTGCTCAGCCCCGAAATCCGCTTGTCGCCGAAGCAAGCCAGCGCATTGGCAGCGGCGCTTCACGAACTTTTGCGCAACGCCTGCAAACACGCTTTTGAGCGGGACGGCACGCTCGCTGTGCAAGTGACAGAAACGGACGGCATG contains:
- the dnaJ_1 gene encoding Chaperone protein DnaJ — protein: MPQRVKRDYYEILGVSRNATDKEIKQAYRRLVRQYHPDLNPNSKEAEERFKEIQEAYEVLSDPEKRRLYDRFGHNWRTAWQAKQQGIDVENVGWVPPTAGEGFEWEWTDLRDLFDSFSDWLNGFFGSGTTRTRRSRVSRGRDVEVELEIDLEDAAFGSTKRVTVPVEEPCPQCEGEGGTTRPCPTCGGSGVVQQTRGFFSIGATCSRCRGEGTVVESRCTRCGGSGTIQTNRTVEVRIPAGIEDGAVLRLAGQGARGRDGSPPGDLYLRVKIRRHPFFERQGDDLYCEVPITFAEAALGAEIEVPTLYGKVKVRVPPGTQSGQLLRLANLGMPKRTGGRGDLYVRVTIVVPRDLTPKERQLIEELQRLRADNPRAGLWQPRR
- the hspR gene encoding Putative heat shock protein HspR; its protein translation is MARRRATEAAPRRFYSISVVARMLNTHPQTLRLYERLGLVKPHRNEHGNRLYSEADIERIRKIQELTQGMGVNLAGVEVAFKLMARIEKLEAELARLRRRFQQAVREQAEQLAAQLVADHWEEYLRQQSFPVQVWREVPIAKRVKISFTPEGSEPM
- the htrA_1 gene encoding Putative serine protease HtrA → MAARNAWRDLFFWLLGVLIGAGLIVVGQRMGWQDAQRSGRAVAPVAYRPSATPSHLQLERSIETVPMTPTSPTTDFWVPIVERVGQAVVSIEADEPGVPGEQNAGSGVIFDGGRGLIVTNYHVTEGARRLFVTLKDGRRFRARVIGSEPHMDIAVLQIPARNLPEAKFGSTDGLKEGAWVLAIGNPFGFANTVTVGVVSAKGRRLPDENVLLDDLIQTDAAINPGNSGGALVNSRGEVVGINVAMRPGAQGIAFAIPIETVRDVVEQLLRHQQVRQPMLGISYEMATEEERQRLGIPVERALVVQDVMSGLPAAKFGLQQGDVIIAINGQPVRDTHHLRTVVRQAARAGQTVRLRVFRQGHTLDISVRPEWVPIRQLLRDLRER
- the clpB gene encoding Chaperone protein ClpB, which translates into the protein MDLNRFTVKAQETLQAAHSLAVERRNPELTPEHLLVALLRDRDGVAVRVLQKLGVPVDTLLRRAEMEVRRLPQTTTATQVYLSQRLLNLFTRAEQQAKEWRDEYISTEHLLLALAYDDGPAGRILREEGAAPHALHQAILSVRGPHRVTDQTAEERYQALERFGRDLTELARQGKLDPVIGRDEEIRRVIHILSRRTKNNPVLVGDPGVGKTAIVEGLAQRIAAGDVPDSLKDKRVIQLDVAALLAGTKYRGEFEERFKAVLNEIIASEGRIIVFIDELHTIVGAGAAEGAVAAGDMLKPALARGELRCIGATTLDEYRKHIEKDPALERRFQPVYVAEPTVEQTIAILRGLKERYEVHHGVRIKDSALVAAAVLSHRYIADRHLPDKAIDLVDEAAAKLRMEIDSMPTEIDEVERRIRQLEIERVALSKDSDDPVARERLEKLEREMAELREKLEALKAQWQTERDIIQRIRQLKEQIEQTRFEIERAEREYDLNRAAELRYGRLPELQKRLQEEEQRLAEIQKNGRLLKEEVDEEDIAEVVSKWTGIPVHRLMETEAEKLLHMEERLKRRVVGQDHVIEIVANAVRRARAGLQDPNRPIASFIFVGPTGVGKTELAKALAEFLFDDERAMIRIDMSEYQERHSVARLIGAPPGYVGYEEGGQLTEAVRRRPYSVVLFDEIEKAHPEVFNVLLQVLDDGRLTDGKGRTVDFRNTLIIMTSNIGTEFITEFDTPERIREKVWDALRRAFRPEFLNRIDEVIVFNRLTKEHIQQIVDLQFERLKQRLADKRVTLELVDRARAKLAELGYDPTFGARPLRRTMERHIANPLAKMVISGQIKEGDHVRIDYDAQQGEFTFTVTPRAEVIAAA
- the leuA gene encoding 2-isopropylmalate synthase, encoding MARHIAIFDTTLRDGEQSPGVSLMQHEKLEIAKQLARLGVDVIEAGFPIASPGEAAAVQLIAEQVGTADGPVIAALSRAVKQDIEVAGEALRPAQKRRIHTFIATSDIHLQYKLRMTREQVLDAAIQAVKWARNYTDDVEFSAEDATRSDPDFLCQVFEAAIDAGATTINIPDTVGYALPHEFGQLVRTVFEKVPNIGKVQFVSVHCHNDLGLAVANSLAGVMAGANQVECTINGIGERAGNASLEEVVMAIYCRGQVLDCYTQIRHDQIIRTSRLVSELTGMPVQPNKAIVGANAFRHESGIHQHGVLSNPLTYEIIDPKVVGLPGSGIVLGKHSGRHALEAKLRELGYELPKVQLDEVFKRFKELADRKKHVTDADIESLVADTVHAVPADEVVYRLDYMHVVSGKGTVPTATVRIHMDGNELLASETGVGPIDAVYRTVAKLVREKHRLVDFQVRSVGPGTDAVADVVVRIEDEQGNVFVGHGISPDTIEAATKAYLQAINRLAYHHRRKLPAPQRGGEV
- the pdtaS gene encoding putative sensor histidine kinase pdtaS, encoding MVAPSAFHHRATKAVTLPLTHEPLPEAAVALAQRYGLGDVTLPAFALQTLTALGNGDGRLLARRGDAFVTLLAARQGKWDERVIGKTIAVVEEPFAAQVHRKRNMVIAPLGLVRGVEPVTHCAALIASVPSPPLVVVVDLPLLETHPVPAWRFPHRLLASIAKATWGDVVPSQLLAWAVQGRSGVSIWDATGRRRWGDAALSLDDVPYGLTVTDRAVWLRTDAGTVGRLQQKAVPLLRGYALLRSEVHHRVKNDLQSVISWLRLQARTTPVDTAKQVLLEAAERLRTFATVHDLLARERGESVALRELIWQLAHAVVEQARHEGKQVRFTLLSPEIRLSPKQASALAAALHELLRNACKHAFERDGTLAVQVTETDGMWRIEVTDDGKGFDPQSLSVPTLGLTIVRNLIEQDLNGRVEIQSAQGQGTTVRLFVPRR